A single window of Candidatus Flexicrinis affinis DNA harbors:
- a CDS encoding class I SAM-dependent DNA methyltransferase — protein MPLTPDEFVAHWSDSTRNEIQGYQSHFLQLCQLVGFDPNEPRILTSDAPILFEENVPKADGAVGRADVYRPRHFAWEYKAKGRNLDLAYSQLVSYAPGLNNPPLLIVCDFEEFRIFPQWPNIDHQPWVFRNTDLRRQEIRDLVYAAIADPERLQRQRLDAAAQRERVTEQLAGRFADLAVVLRDEKEGGDPSITPMQVARFLTKLIFAIFAEDVGLLPRVGDQPVLEYIVDTARSDPASFHDAVAELFQGMAGQRNRVFAQPIAYFNGGLFDANADDVVIDLTTNANARNILYEVNRSDWRWVSPSIFGTVFERALDPSKRAQLGAHYTSEDDIRLVIDPVLMQPLRRKWDAIIAETGALWPELDKSPREADAARRQLAGLYDDMLAALRDTTVLDPACGSGNFLYMSLRAMKDLEDKVHEHFKPLGLPRRDTVTPLQLYGIELNTFAAELARVVVWIGYLQWRFARDGYLKPQLPGRPPEPDALPSPIIADDGTEHIENADAILRAYDGRIVEPEWPSTTVIVGNPPFLGGNKIRGELGDYVDTLFDLYEGRIPAFADLVCYWFEKARSSIEAGRTQRAGLIATNSIRGGANRVVLERIKQSGDIFMAWSDRPWLLDGASVRVSIVGFGFGGHEHKLLDDRFVGEINSDLSATVDVQASAPLPENAGVAFRGVQKGGPFDIPENTARAMIEKVNASKRSNAEVVRPSINGNDVASRWQNRWIINFGDMSIDEAEAFTAPFEYAKIHVKPTRDGNPVRAERENWWRPLRSRPEMRRAIAGMARFLATPHVSKHRLIVWLDANAVPDHQLIVVARDDDYAFGVLQSYVHDLWSLRLGTSLGPTPRYTPSTSFETFPFPYPPGHEPGRPEALYADRALKLATNGTHHPGEGPASAQARAVRAIASLAATLHRERDLWLNPPDVDDPSVLRKLTLTNLYNALADHRAGKPLSRELFPFNGVQFVPRLRELHDELDAAVLAAYGWTDLADALRTPAGDEELLSRLLAENLRRASNEAEK, from the coding sequence ATGCCCCTTACGCCCGATGAGTTCGTCGCTCACTGGAGCGACAGCACGCGCAACGAAATCCAAGGCTACCAGTCGCACTTTCTGCAACTCTGCCAGCTGGTCGGCTTCGACCCCAACGAGCCGCGCATCCTGACCAGCGACGCGCCCATCCTCTTCGAAGAGAACGTGCCCAAAGCCGACGGCGCCGTCGGCCGCGCCGACGTCTACCGCCCGCGCCATTTCGCGTGGGAGTACAAGGCCAAAGGCCGCAATCTCGACCTCGCCTATTCGCAGCTCGTCAGCTACGCCCCCGGCCTCAACAACCCGCCGCTGCTAATCGTCTGCGACTTCGAGGAGTTCCGCATCTTCCCGCAGTGGCCGAATATCGACCACCAGCCGTGGGTATTCCGCAACACCGACCTGCGCCGGCAGGAGATCCGCGACCTCGTCTACGCCGCCATCGCCGATCCCGAGCGCCTGCAGCGGCAGCGCCTCGATGCCGCCGCCCAACGCGAGCGCGTCACCGAACAACTTGCCGGCCGCTTCGCCGACCTCGCCGTCGTCCTCCGTGACGAAAAGGAAGGCGGCGACCCGTCAATCACGCCGATGCAGGTCGCCCGCTTTCTCACCAAGCTCATCTTCGCCATCTTCGCCGAAGACGTCGGCCTCCTGCCGCGCGTCGGCGATCAGCCCGTGTTGGAATACATCGTCGATACCGCCCGCTCCGACCCGGCCAGCTTCCACGACGCCGTCGCCGAGCTGTTCCAGGGCATGGCTGGCCAGCGCAATCGCGTCTTCGCCCAGCCGATCGCCTACTTCAACGGCGGCCTCTTCGACGCCAACGCCGACGACGTCGTGATCGACCTCACGACCAACGCCAACGCCCGCAACATCCTCTACGAGGTCAACCGCTCCGACTGGCGGTGGGTGAGTCCCAGCATCTTCGGCACTGTGTTCGAGCGTGCCCTCGACCCCTCCAAGCGCGCCCAGCTCGGCGCCCACTACACGTCCGAGGACGACATCCGCCTCGTGATCGACCCCGTCCTCATGCAGCCGTTGCGCCGCAAGTGGGACGCGATCATCGCTGAGACTGGCGCCCTCTGGCCCGAACTCGACAAATCCCCGCGCGAAGCCGACGCCGCGCGCCGGCAGCTGGCCGGCCTTTATGACGACATGCTCGCCGCGCTGCGCGACACCACCGTGCTGGACCCCGCCTGCGGCAGCGGGAACTTCCTCTATATGAGCCTGCGCGCCATGAAAGACCTCGAGGACAAGGTGCACGAGCACTTCAAGCCGCTCGGCCTGCCGCGCCGCGACACCGTCACCCCGCTGCAGCTCTACGGCATCGAGCTGAACACCTTCGCCGCCGAACTGGCCCGCGTCGTGGTGTGGATCGGCTACCTGCAGTGGCGCTTCGCCCGCGACGGCTATCTCAAGCCGCAGCTTCCCGGCAGGCCGCCGGAGCCGGACGCGCTCCCGTCCCCCATCATCGCCGACGACGGCACCGAGCACATCGAGAACGCCGACGCCATCCTGCGCGCATACGATGGGCGGATTGTCGAACCCGAATGGCCTTCAACGACGGTGATTGTTGGCAATCCCCCGTTCTTAGGCGGCAACAAGATTCGCGGCGAACTTGGGGACTACGTCGACACGCTCTTCGATCTTTACGAGGGCCGTATTCCCGCCTTTGCGGATCTCGTCTGCTACTGGTTCGAGAAAGCGCGCTCGAGCATCGAGGCAGGCAGGACGCAGCGCGCCGGCTTGATCGCTACGAACTCAATTCGCGGCGGGGCGAATCGTGTGGTGTTGGAGCGTATCAAACAGTCCGGCGACATCTTCATGGCCTGGTCGGACAGGCCTTGGTTGCTTGATGGCGCATCAGTGCGCGTTTCTATCGTTGGATTTGGGTTTGGTGGGCACGAGCACAAGCTGCTGGACGACAGATTCGTAGGCGAGATTAACTCTGACCTGTCCGCAACAGTTGACGTACAGGCCTCAGCTCCACTGCCAGAAAACGCGGGCGTCGCATTCAGAGGTGTTCAGAAGGGCGGCCCATTTGATATTCCTGAAAACACTGCACGTGCGATGATCGAGAAGGTCAATGCATCAAAACGAAGTAACGCTGAGGTAGTCAGACCGTCCATCAACGGAAATGATGTTGCGAGTAGGTGGCAAAACCGCTGGATCATCAACTTCGGGGATATGTCGATTGACGAGGCTGAAGCATTCACAGCGCCGTTTGAGTACGCGAAGATACACGTGAAGCCGACAAGGGACGGCAATCCCGTCCGCGCCGAGCGTGAAAACTGGTGGCGACCCCTTAGGAGTAGACCTGAAATGCGTCGAGCAATTGCTGGCATGGCCAGATTCTTGGCTACGCCGCATGTGTCGAAGCACCGCCTAATCGTATGGTTGGATGCCAACGCGGTGCCGGATCATCAGTTGATCGTTGTCGCACGTGACGACGACTATGCCTTCGGCGTCCTGCAGTCCTATGTCCATGATTTGTGGTCTCTTCGCCTCGGTACCTCGCTTGGCCCAACGCCTCGGTATACACCTTCGACATCGTTCGAGACCTTCCCGTTCCCGTATCCGCCCGGCCACGAACCCGGCCGCCCCGAAGCCCTCTACGCCGATCGTGCGCTCAAGCTGGCAACCAACGGCACGCATCACCCCGGCGAAGGCCCCGCCTCTGCGCAGGCCCGCGCCGTCCGTGCAATCGCCTCGCTGGCCGCCACGCTCCACCGCGAGCGCGACCTTTGGCTCAATCCGCCGGACGTCGATGACCCGTCCGTGCTGCGCAAGCTCACGCTCACGAATCTTTACAACGCGCTGGCCGACCACCGCGCCGGCAAGCCGCTGTCGCGCGAGCTGTTCCCGTTCAACGGCGTCCAATTCGTCCCGCGCCTGCGCGAGCTGCACGACGAACTCGATGCCGCCGTGCTGGCCGCCTACGGTTGGACCGACCTCGCCGACGCCCTCCGCACCCCCGCCGGCGACGAGGAACTCCTCAGCCGCCTCCTGGCCGAAAACCTCCGCCGCGCATCGAATGAGGCAGAAAAGTAG
- a CDS encoding SH3 domain-containing protein, which produces MAVAGVNVDPRFPNGRPPASLLADNGIGWARFSYRVSLGAGTTDLGEAHGVYGPYLDALARARVQPIVTLTHEAWGEAQGFDWGRMNLADWARLINGYVEMARRIAQLYGGRGMTYQIWNEPDQASEAAVGMPPITYGALFSRARGAIRGVDSTAKVITAGFVSGPVAGPAYFKATGVGPATDGVAFHPYLAQAAGYGTSPSFGDQIAAWDRATSQPLYITEWGMPGEYSASDAQLAAYARECLSQAVGARAAVWARAAVWFAWADGMHTSVGVVRHDGTIRENLLTALRADGGTETRPGLARGRYRLDYPGKRINVRQDANLGAPVLTRVSHGESVFVLQDDGAYDGTYVWQTVETAGGIVGKMATIGGAWKLAPSSAEQDARTLLEGAKAMIDEALAKL; this is translated from the coding sequence ATGGCCGTCGCCGGCGTCAACGTAGATCCGCGGTTTCCGAACGGACGGCCGCCAGCGAGCCTGCTGGCCGACAACGGCATCGGCTGGGCGCGGTTTTCGTACCGGGTGAGCCTCGGGGCCGGGACGACCGACCTCGGCGAGGCACACGGCGTGTACGGGCCGTACCTCGATGCACTTGCCCGGGCGCGCGTGCAGCCGATCGTGACGCTGACGCATGAGGCCTGGGGCGAGGCGCAGGGGTTCGACTGGGGCCGGATGAACCTGGCGGACTGGGCGCGGCTGATCAACGGGTACGTCGAGATGGCGCGGCGGATCGCGCAGCTGTACGGCGGCCGCGGCATGACTTACCAGATCTGGAACGAACCGGATCAGGCCAGCGAGGCGGCGGTAGGCATGCCGCCGATCACGTACGGGGCGCTGTTCAGCCGGGCGCGCGGGGCGATTCGCGGCGTGGACAGCACGGCGAAGGTCATCACGGCGGGGTTCGTGAGCGGGCCGGTGGCCGGGCCGGCGTACTTCAAGGCTACGGGGGTCGGTCCGGCGACCGACGGCGTGGCATTTCACCCGTATCTGGCGCAAGCGGCGGGTTACGGCACGTCGCCGTCGTTCGGCGATCAGATTGCCGCGTGGGATCGTGCGACGAGTCAGCCGCTGTATATCACCGAGTGGGGCATGCCGGGCGAATACTCGGCTAGCGATGCTCAGCTCGCGGCGTATGCACGCGAGTGTCTGTCTCAAGCGGTGGGGGCGCGGGCCGCGGTGTGGGCGCGGGCGGCGGTGTGGTTCGCATGGGCCGACGGGATGCACACGAGCGTGGGCGTGGTACGGCACGACGGGACGATCCGCGAAAATCTGCTGACGGCGCTGCGGGCCGACGGCGGGACGGAAACGCGACCCGGGCTGGCACGTGGCCGGTACCGGCTGGACTATCCGGGGAAGCGGATCAACGTGCGGCAGGACGCGAACCTCGGCGCCCCGGTGCTGACGCGGGTGTCGCACGGCGAGTCGGTGTTCGTGCTGCAGGACGACGGCGCATACGACGGGACGTACGTGTGGCAGACGGTAGAGACGGCCGGCGGGATTGTCGGAAAGATGGCGACGATTGGCGGGGCGTGGAAGCTCGCGCCGTCGTCTGCCGAGCAAGACGCCCGGACGCTGCTCGAAGGCGCCAAGGCGATGATCGACGAAGCACTCGCAAAACTCTAG
- a CDS encoding phage tail tape measure protein: MQLLTSGSTVEEALATLPSVLDAAAASGEDLGQTADVITDIMAAFQLSAGVFEDGSSYSQMVVDALAQAAGASSATMGSLGEGFANVGGQARAFGLSVEETSAILAIFSENGIKGAEAGTALRSMLTNMTRETADVKAAWNSLGTSMYDQAGNIRPLQDVLEDIRLGLDGKTEQQQNQILQDLAGTYGILGLRAALGAVSIDEMLAKMHESATASEVADARMDTFSGTVDSLKGSIETFMITAGTPFIENVLQPIASGLTDAVNKVTEWADENPELVSSIMGLVLAGAIAVPVLWGMSAVARAVSSGIGLISGAAALLGGPATALILLAAGAFIVLNAQVGEGVTVFDVLMVAVNSVMDDIKRRFDIARLDIAIWAADLKARFADLVNNPDEAMRIRVEELTPLVNERALYGVGDQIYSQLQQQMDESIATGDPFTITPDLAVQITQDPNTLATKLGYDTRLLLVGAWNRASEQGDLDFLKDAAPLMISLANLNLLPDELGDVDMTRMRSVMAAMFTEALSDMGGTVLKPVGEWDMNVQNMRLNLLNLGADPAMIQAEIDAARVTAALQLAVAPNGSVDLTIPVAIQAVPGTDQVETISLESFFSNMQLQPGMLETFTANATTEIRRALTDALIAAQTSGDGAAYDLLATVAVEMGIQLDSVANTAALNTALEENELGVVQMYVDVLPQINIDADTLTPIVVQRLTEAITNRNYEAIDVLTPLAVALGIDVEAIRRDAASQITTAIETATPTPVDADLATTAIINGPDVVSQVTTAIQAQNYDTTVTSNVTVLVNEFYENNPEFGDRRRG; this comes from the coding sequence TTGCAGCTGCTGACCAGCGGGTCGACGGTAGAGGAAGCGCTGGCGACGCTGCCGAGCGTGCTGGACGCGGCGGCGGCGTCGGGCGAGGATCTTGGCCAGACGGCGGATGTCATCACGGACATCATGGCGGCGTTCCAGCTGTCGGCGGGCGTATTCGAGGATGGCAGCAGTTATTCGCAGATGGTCGTCGACGCGCTGGCGCAGGCGGCCGGCGCGTCGAGCGCGACGATGGGCAGCCTCGGCGAAGGGTTCGCCAACGTGGGCGGGCAGGCGCGGGCGTTCGGGCTGAGCGTCGAAGAGACATCCGCGATTCTGGCGATCTTCAGCGAGAACGGCATCAAGGGCGCGGAGGCGGGGACGGCGCTGCGCTCGATGCTGACGAACATGACGCGCGAGACGGCGGACGTCAAGGCCGCCTGGAATTCGCTCGGCACGAGCATGTACGACCAGGCCGGCAACATCCGGCCGCTGCAAGACGTGCTCGAGGACATCCGGCTGGGGCTGGACGGCAAGACCGAGCAACAGCAGAACCAAATCCTGCAGGACCTGGCCGGCACGTACGGCATTTTGGGCCTGCGGGCGGCGCTGGGCGCGGTGTCGATCGACGAGATGCTGGCCAAGATGCACGAGTCGGCGACGGCGAGCGAAGTGGCCGACGCGCGGATGGACACGTTCAGCGGCACGGTGGACAGCCTGAAGGGGTCGATCGAGACGTTCATGATCACGGCCGGGACGCCGTTCATCGAAAACGTGCTGCAGCCGATTGCGAGCGGGCTGACGGACGCGGTGAACAAGGTCACGGAGTGGGCGGACGAAAACCCGGAGCTGGTCAGCTCGATCATGGGGCTGGTGCTGGCTGGCGCGATTGCGGTGCCGGTGCTGTGGGGGATGAGCGCCGTCGCGCGGGCGGTTTCGAGCGGGATCGGACTGATTTCGGGGGCAGCGGCGCTGCTCGGCGGGCCGGCTACGGCGCTGATCCTGCTGGCCGCGGGGGCGTTCATCGTACTAAACGCACAGGTTGGCGAGGGCGTAACGGTGTTCGACGTGCTGATGGTGGCCGTCAACTCGGTCATGGACGACATCAAGCGGCGTTTCGACATCGCCCGACTGGACATCGCGATTTGGGCGGCGGACCTCAAAGCGCGCTTCGCCGACCTCGTCAACAATCCCGACGAAGCGATGCGCATACGGGTCGAAGAACTGACGCCGCTGGTCAACGAGCGTGCGCTGTACGGTGTCGGCGATCAGATCTACAGCCAGTTGCAGCAGCAGATGGACGAATCCATCGCGACGGGCGATCCGTTCACGATTACGCCGGATCTCGCGGTTCAGATCACACAGGACCCGAACACGCTGGCGACCAAGCTGGGTTACGACACGCGGCTGCTGCTTGTCGGGGCGTGGAACCGGGCTAGCGAACAGGGCGACCTCGACTTCCTGAAAGACGCGGCGCCGCTGATGATCAGCCTGGCCAACTTGAACCTGCTGCCGGACGAACTCGGCGACGTCGACATGACGCGGATGCGGTCGGTGATGGCGGCGATGTTCACCGAGGCGCTGTCGGACATGGGCGGAACGGTCCTGAAGCCGGTCGGCGAATGGGACATGAACGTCCAGAACATGCGGCTGAACCTGCTGAACCTGGGAGCCGACCCGGCGATGATTCAGGCGGAGATCGACGCGGCGCGGGTGACGGCCGCTCTTCAGCTGGCCGTGGCTCCGAACGGGTCGGTTGATCTAACGATTCCGGTTGCGATACAGGCGGTGCCGGGGACGGACCAAGTCGAGACAATATCGCTGGAGTCGTTCTTCAGCAATATGCAGCTTCAGCCGGGGATGCTGGAGACGTTCACAGCCAACGCGACGACCGAGATCCGGCGCGCGCTTACGGATGCGCTGATCGCGGCGCAGACCAGCGGAGACGGCGCGGCATACGATCTGCTGGCGACGGTGGCGGTGGAGATGGGGATTCAGCTCGACAGCGTGGCGAATACGGCGGCGCTGAACACGGCACTCGAAGAGAACGAACTCGGCGTCGTTCAGATGTACGTCGACGTCCTGCCGCAGATCAACATCGACGCCGACACGCTGACACCGATTGTCGTCCAACGGCTGACCGAGGCGATCACGAACCGTAATTATGAGGCGATCGACGTCCTGACGCCCCTGGCGGTGGCTCTGGGAATCGACGTGGAGGCGATCCGGCGCGACGCGGCGAGTCAGATCACGACGGCGATCGAAACGGCCACGCCGACGCCGGTTGACGCGGATCTGGCCACCACGGCAATCATCAACGGGCCGGACGTGGTGTCGCAGGTGACGACCGCCATACAGGCGCAGAACTACGACACGACGGTAACGTCGAACGTGACCGTTCTGGTCAATGAGTTTTACGAGAACAACCCGGAGTTCGGAGACCGACGCCGCGGATAG
- a CDS encoding DUF2190 family protein, translating to MADIVRTKAQIAVVFPSKAVIFSAVAGAAIEAGQPVYFDTTTKKVLLSDANGSGTTKIHGIALEDAAAGAAVGILKEGHVYGYTVSGDVGSFAYVSDTVGELADAAGTAVLPVGMVVPLTDVPTLTKVLYVDIPWTFRIVVDTIE from the coding sequence ATGGCAGACATCGTAAGGACGAAGGCACAGATCGCGGTGGTCTTCCCGAGCAAGGCGGTGATCTTCTCCGCCGTGGCGGGCGCGGCCATCGAGGCGGGTCAGCCGGTGTACTTCGATACGACCACGAAAAAGGTCCTGCTGTCGGACGCCAACGGCTCCGGCACGACCAAGATTCACGGGATCGCACTCGAAGACGCGGCGGCGGGCGCGGCGGTCGGCATCCTGAAGGAAGGGCACGTGTACGGGTACACGGTGTCCGGGGACGTCGGTTCGTTCGCGTACGTGAGCGACACGGTCGGCGAGCTGGCCGACGCGGCAGGCACGGCGGTGCTTCCGGTCGGGATGGTGGTCCCGCTGACGGACGTGCCGACACTGACGAAGGTGCTGTACGTCGACATCCCGTGGACGTTCCGCATCGTGGTCGACACGATCGAGTAG